Proteins encoded together in one Streptomyces umbrinus window:
- a CDS encoding NAD(P)-dependent alcohol dehydrogenase — MSLRTQAAVIRGGGVIELEDILVEEPRPDEILVRVESSGICRTDLEILEGTLEFPLPFVAGHEGAGTVAAVGSGVTTVEPGDTVALGAAACGTCAHCRTGAYPYCDQHTAMNFTGTRLDGGTGLRSLDGETVFGHFMRQSSWAGLSLAHASNTVKLPSDVDRSVLGPFGCGIQTGAGAVWNTLAVEPGSTVAVFGLGAVGQAAVMAAKAAGATTIIAVGNRQPKLDLALELGATHAFSARDGDVADLVRDATGGGVQYTVEAAGRTDVMTTAVEVLAETGHAAITGVAAGESFPVDAWKVIRGRSVHGTTLGDAAPSVILPRLVDLYRQGVFPVDRLMTHYPLQDIHQAIADVDNGTAIKAVLHPETAG; from the coding sequence ATGTCACTACGGACCCAAGCCGCCGTCATCCGGGGCGGGGGCGTCATCGAACTGGAGGACATCCTCGTCGAGGAGCCCCGCCCGGACGAGATCCTCGTCCGGGTGGAGTCCTCCGGGATCTGCCGCACCGACCTCGAAATCCTCGAGGGCACCCTGGAGTTCCCGCTGCCCTTCGTGGCCGGCCACGAAGGGGCCGGCACGGTGGCGGCGGTCGGATCCGGCGTTACGACCGTCGAACCAGGGGACACGGTCGCCTTGGGCGCGGCCGCGTGCGGCACCTGCGCGCACTGCCGCACGGGGGCCTACCCCTACTGCGACCAGCACACGGCCATGAACTTCACCGGCACCCGTCTGGACGGCGGTACGGGTCTGCGAAGCCTCGACGGCGAGACCGTCTTCGGGCATTTCATGCGCCAGTCCTCGTGGGCGGGCCTTTCGCTGGCCCACGCCAGCAACACGGTCAAGCTGCCTTCGGATGTCGATCGCAGCGTGCTGGGGCCGTTCGGCTGCGGCATCCAGACCGGAGCCGGGGCTGTGTGGAACACCCTGGCCGTCGAGCCGGGCAGCACCGTCGCCGTCTTCGGGCTCGGCGCGGTCGGGCAAGCGGCTGTCATGGCGGCCAAGGCCGCCGGCGCCACCACGATCATCGCCGTCGGCAACCGGCAGCCGAAACTCGACCTCGCACTGGAGCTGGGGGCGACGCACGCCTTCAGCGCACGCGACGGCGACGTCGCCGACCTCGTCCGCGACGCGACCGGCGGCGGCGTGCAATACACGGTCGAGGCAGCTGGCAGAACAGACGTCATGACCACCGCCGTGGAGGTCCTCGCCGAGACGGGCCATGCTGCGATCACCGGCGTGGCGGCCGGCGAGAGCTTCCCCGTCGATGCCTGGAAGGTGATCCGCGGCCGCAGCGTGCACGGCACGACCCTCGGCGATGCCGCACCGTCGGTGATCCTTCCCCGCCTCGTCGACCTCTACCGGCAAGGGGTCTTCCCCGTGGACCGGCTCATGACCCACTACCCCCTCCAGGACATCCACCAGGCCATCGCCGACGTCGACAACGGCACCGCGATCAAGGCCGTCCTGCACCCCGAAACCGCGGGCTGA
- a CDS encoding SDR family NAD(P)-dependent oxidoreductase has translation MTSRLQSTVALITGASSGIGRATALRLAEEGATVALVGRRKDRVEELAKTVTDQGGQALAIPADVTDADAAAATVRTIVERLGRLDIVVNAAGAMLNGDSIRARIDEWDQMVDVNVKGVMYVVKAALPHLLDAAKSADRQVADVINISSVAGRVATAGVAIYNASKFGVTAATEAWRQEFGDRNLRFSVIEPGAVDTELFGHQQGHAKEAESQRFEGVEKLHPEDIADAIAYIATSPRRRAINEIVIRPTDQNF, from the coding sequence ATGACCAGCAGGCTGCAGTCCACAGTGGCGCTCATCACCGGCGCCAGCAGCGGCATCGGCCGGGCAACGGCCCTGAGGCTCGCCGAGGAAGGCGCGACCGTTGCGCTCGTCGGACGCCGCAAGGACCGGGTGGAGGAACTGGCGAAGACGGTCACCGACCAGGGCGGCCAGGCGCTGGCGATCCCCGCCGACGTCACCGACGCGGACGCCGCCGCCGCGACGGTGCGCACGATCGTCGAACGCCTGGGCCGCCTGGACATCGTGGTGAACGCCGCGGGCGCCATGCTCAACGGCGACTCGATCCGGGCGCGCATCGACGAGTGGGACCAGATGGTCGACGTCAACGTCAAGGGCGTGATGTACGTCGTCAAGGCCGCCCTGCCGCACCTTCTCGATGCGGCGAAGAGCGCGGACCGGCAGGTCGCGGACGTGATCAACATCAGCTCCGTGGCCGGACGCGTCGCTACGGCCGGCGTCGCGATCTACAACGCCAGCAAGTTCGGCGTGACCGCGGCCACCGAGGCCTGGCGCCAGGAGTTCGGGGACCGGAACCTGCGTTTCTCGGTCATCGAACCGGGCGCGGTGGACACCGAACTGTTCGGCCACCAGCAGGGACACGCCAAGGAAGCCGAGAGCCAGCGCTTCGAAGGCGTCGAGAAGCTCCACCCCGAGGACATCGCCGACGCCATCGCCTACATCGCGACCAGCCCGCGCCGCCGGGCCATCAACGAGATCGTGATCCGGCCCACCGACCAGAACTTCTGA
- a CDS encoding TetR/AcrR family transcriptional regulator gives MPKRSAYHHGDLKTELVSTALQLIAEQGIAALSVAEVARRAGVSTAAPYRHFASKQALLIACAVAAAGALAERMLQAQEELPRDEQGTDPVEAMAASAAAYARFAAENGSGLDLIFAPDLQDAGDEDLLQAGRTVMDALLPPALAVTGGDARSALDLLERQIAGAHGYAALLRSGFLSRRHPTLDDIASNAAVIARSLAREAQQAPQN, from the coding sequence GTGCCGAAACGCAGCGCCTACCACCACGGCGACCTGAAGACCGAACTGGTCTCGACGGCCTTGCAGCTGATCGCCGAGCAGGGCATCGCCGCACTGTCTGTGGCAGAGGTGGCCCGTCGCGCGGGCGTCAGTACGGCGGCTCCCTACCGCCACTTCGCGAGCAAGCAGGCCCTGCTGATCGCCTGCGCCGTCGCTGCGGCGGGCGCACTCGCCGAGCGGATGCTCCAGGCCCAGGAGGAACTGCCGCGTGACGAGCAGGGGACGGACCCGGTCGAGGCCATGGCGGCGTCCGCGGCCGCCTACGCGCGCTTCGCCGCCGAGAACGGCTCCGGGCTCGACCTGATCTTCGCCCCCGACCTGCAGGACGCAGGCGACGAGGACCTGCTCCAGGCCGGACGCACCGTCATGGACGCGTTGCTCCCACCGGCCCTAGCCGTAACGGGCGGAGACGCGCGCAGCGCCCTGGACCTGCTGGAGCGGCAGATCGCGGGCGCCCACGGCTACGCGGCGCTCCTGCGCAGCGGCTTCCTCAGCCGCCGCCACCCGACGCTGGATGACATTGCCTCCAACGCGGCGGTCATCGCCAGAAGCCTGGCCCGCGAGGCACAGCAAGCCCCGCAGAACTGA
- a CDS encoding helix-turn-helix transcriptional regulator, with amino-acid sequence MDRKQFADFLRSRREALQPGDVGLLHGGPRRRTPGLRREEVAALSQMSTDYYARLEQGRGPAPSEAVLGAISRGLRLSPRERDHLFLLAGRQAPAREPVKRARSVGLSRLLDLLRGSPAQIVTPAGETLAQTPLSLALFGDESVHEGLERSLMYRWFTRPETRRIYPESDHARHSRSFTSQLRTACIQQGAGSFPERIVTALLGQSQEFATLWSMHEIDAHHEGYEKRVRHPEVGLVDLDCQLLFSAGQAHGLLVFTAAGTDGQHQLRELSDAVGA; translated from the coding sequence GTGGATCGAAAGCAATTCGCCGATTTCCTGCGCAGCCGCCGCGAAGCCCTCCAGCCCGGGGACGTAGGCCTGCTCCACGGCGGGCCTCGTCGACGAACCCCGGGGCTGCGCCGCGAAGAGGTCGCCGCGCTCAGCCAGATGTCGACCGACTACTACGCCCGTCTCGAACAGGGCCGTGGCCCGGCGCCGTCCGAGGCGGTGCTTGGCGCGATCTCCCGTGGCCTGCGGCTGTCGCCGCGAGAGCGTGATCACCTCTTCCTGCTGGCGGGCCGGCAGGCGCCCGCCCGTGAACCGGTGAAGAGGGCCCGCTCGGTTGGTCTGTCGCGGCTTTTGGACCTGCTTCGGGGCAGCCCCGCCCAGATCGTCACGCCGGCTGGCGAAACCCTGGCGCAGACACCGCTCTCCCTCGCTCTCTTCGGTGACGAGAGCGTGCACGAGGGCCTGGAGCGCAGCCTGATGTACCGCTGGTTCACTCGTCCCGAGACCCGCCGGATCTACCCCGAGTCCGACCATGCCCGGCACAGCAGGTCGTTCACGTCCCAGCTGCGCACGGCCTGCATCCAGCAGGGCGCGGGATCTTTCCCGGAGCGGATCGTCACCGCCCTGCTCGGACAGAGCCAGGAGTTCGCCACGCTGTGGAGCATGCACGAGATCGATGCGCACCACGAGGGCTACGAGAAGCGGGTGAGGCATCCAGAGGTGGGACTTGTCGACCTCGACTGCCAGCTCCTGTTCAGCGCGGGCCAGGCGCACGGCCTGCTGGTCTTCACTGCGGCCGGGACCGACGGGCAGCACCAGTTGCGAGAGCTGTCCGATGCCGTCGGCGCCTAG
- a CDS encoding SDR family NAD(P)-dependent oxidoreductase, with product MSSSAIGLITGGSRGLGRATALKLAEAGVDVIITYRSGKDEAASLVAAVEALGCRAVAFHLDTTDFGAFAAFVKSVRQELDARWGRDTFDFLVNNAGSAARTPLGETSEEAFDLMVNVHLKGVVFLTQALLPLLTDGGRIVNVSTALTRTVNETMSVYAAVKSAVDTYSLYLAKELGSRRISVNTIAPGPVGTDFGGGAIRDDVQFREVIAGQAALGRVGEPDDIAGAIAALLEPGTGWITAQRIEVSGGMRL from the coding sequence ATGAGTAGCAGTGCCATCGGTCTGATCACCGGAGGAAGCCGTGGCCTGGGAAGAGCTACGGCGCTCAAGCTCGCCGAGGCCGGGGTCGATGTGATCATCACGTACCGGTCGGGCAAAGACGAGGCCGCGTCCCTTGTGGCGGCTGTCGAGGCTCTCGGCTGCAGGGCAGTCGCGTTCCATCTGGACACGACCGACTTCGGGGCGTTTGCTGCGTTTGTTAAGTCCGTCCGCCAGGAACTTGACGCGCGATGGGGGCGGGACACATTCGATTTCCTGGTCAACAACGCCGGCAGCGCCGCCCGCACGCCGCTCGGCGAGACCAGCGAAGAAGCGTTCGACCTCATGGTGAACGTGCATCTGAAAGGCGTCGTCTTCCTGACCCAAGCGCTGTTGCCGTTGCTTACAGATGGGGGCCGGATCGTCAACGTGTCCACTGCGCTGACTCGAACCGTCAATGAGACGATGTCGGTCTACGCCGCCGTCAAGAGCGCAGTCGACACGTACAGCCTCTACTTGGCGAAGGAACTGGGATCGCGCCGCATCAGTGTCAACACCATTGCGCCAGGACCGGTGGGCACCGACTTCGGTGGCGGGGCGATCCGCGATGACGTGCAGTTTCGTGAGGTGATTGCAGGCCAGGCAGCGCTCGGGCGGGTCGGCGAGCCCGACGATATCGCGGGCGCGATCGCGGCACTGCTGGAACCCGGAACCGGCTGGATCACGGCCCAGCGCATCGAAGTCTCCGGCGGCATGCGCCTCTGA
- a CDS encoding tetratricopeptide repeat protein yields MDTLAALCNLAQLLASSHRRRGEAVDLLRDTLERCERALRPDDPLTAEVRRQLEELN; encoded by the coding sequence TTGGACACACTGGCGGCGCTGTGCAATCTGGCCCAGCTTCTCGCGTCGTCCCACAGGCGCAGGGGTGAGGCGGTGGACCTGCTTCGGGACACGCTCGAGCGGTGCGAGCGGGCGCTGCGCCCGGACGACCCGCTGACGGCCGAGGTACGGCGGCAGCTGGAGGAGCTGAACTGA
- a CDS encoding helix-turn-helix transcriptional regulator, producing MTILPPDPDLTALRVTLPRLRGERGWTFDELADRSGLARRTLIDLEHGRTTGSITTWHALAHTFDVPIEHLLSPLCDNHTPPGSTGS from the coding sequence GTGACGATCTTGCCGCCCGACCCCGACCTCACCGCGCTGCGCGTGACGCTCCCACGGTTGCGGGGCGAACGCGGCTGGACCTTCGATGAACTCGCCGACCGCAGCGGCCTGGCCCGGCGCACCCTCATCGACCTCGAACACGGACGTACCACCGGCAGCATCACCACCTGGCACGCCCTCGCCCACACCTTCGATGTCCCCATCGAGCACCTGCTGAGCCCGCTCTGCGACAACCACACCCCGCCCGGATCCACGGGCTCCTGA
- a CDS encoding DUF6083 domain-containing protein: MCPNTASTSRHRDGSPRTMHPRRPLRVAAASPSRLLRAGQSSSCRQCGHRIDLYQRTDQRPIALHPAELATTDVPASCRWHLSSGIAHPHGDGSPWCRIPHAVLCPGRTATIRMSPHIEAMRRQLAVRTRRLIDTGAITQAPPTPCETPADSGCPDRAVVQLLLGRYLAEGPIDGIRCVAQTRQRRRCPHPVLDPRTPAGIWTLLPVGPQHGQLALPDALMAVYDLSRLPYTEQLRWRTQRCPAHAATPGAADLTLAGWQVFDPLLHAAHLHTRLPHPPSRRREA, translated from the coding sequence ATGTGCCCCAACACCGCCTCCACCAGCCGCCACCGGGACGGCAGCCCCCGCACCATGCACCCGCGCCGCCCGCTGCGCGTGGCCGCCGCCAGCCCCAGCCGCCTGTTGCGCGCCGGCCAGAGCAGTAGCTGCCGTCAGTGCGGTCACCGCATCGACCTCTACCAGCGAACCGACCAGCGGCCCATCGCCCTGCACCCTGCCGAACTGGCCACCACTGACGTACCGGCCTCCTGCCGCTGGCACCTGAGCAGCGGCATCGCCCACCCGCACGGCGACGGCAGCCCCTGGTGCCGTATCCCGCACGCCGTGCTCTGCCCCGGCCGCACCGCAACCATCCGGATGAGCCCGCACATCGAGGCCATGCGCCGCCAACTCGCCGTCCGTACCCGCCGCCTCATCGACACCGGCGCCATCACCCAGGCCCCGCCCACCCCCTGCGAGACCCCCGCCGACAGCGGCTGTCCGGACCGGGCTGTCGTACAGCTCCTGCTCGGCCGCTACCTCGCCGAGGGCCCCATCGACGGCATCCGCTGCGTCGCCCAGACACGCCAGCGCCGCCGCTGCCCCCACCCCGTCCTCGACCCCCGCACCCCGGCCGGCATCTGGACGCTCCTGCCCGTCGGCCCGCAGCACGGCCAACTCGCCCTGCCTGATGCCCTGATGGCCGTCTACGACCTCAGCCGCCTGCCCTACACCGAGCAGCTGCGCTGGCGCACCCAGCGCTGCCCCGCCCACGCTGCCACCCCCGGAGCCGCCGACCTCACCTTGGCCGGATGGCAGGTCTTCGACCCCCTGCTACACGCGGCGCACCTCCACACCCGCCTCCCACACCCCCCAAGCCGCCGCAGGGAGGCGTGA